The Solirubrobacterales bacterium sequence AACTCGTGCACGAGGACGACGTCGTGAGCGCCATCATCGGCCTGCTCGACGCCAGGGCAGGCGGCGCCTTCAACGTCGCCGGCGACGGCTCGCTGAGATGGGGGGAGTCAGCTCGGATGATCGGCCTGAAGACGCGTGAGATGTCGTTCAAGACTGTGCGCCGCATCTACGCCATAGCCTGGGCGCTGCATGCGCCGAGGGTGGAGGCGCCAGCGGGCAATCTCAACTTCATCCGCCACCCGTGGCTGGTCTCGAACGAGAAGCTCAAGGCGGAGATTGGCTGGGCCCCGTCGGCCGATACCCGCGAGGTCTTCATAGAGGCGATGTACGCGAAGGGGCTGACCGCCACGCCGCCGCCCCGCGTCGCGCAGGCCGCTCCCACGCCGTGACTTGCGGAGAGCGGTGGGGCCGGCGCCTCCACGGCGCCCGGCCGCGGGCGGCGCAGACAACGAGGCGGACCGGGAGAACCTGATGGGGAGCAGTGGGATCGCACAGATACCGATCACGCGGCGGAATCTCAGGAATCTGGCGCTGATGACGCTGACCACCATGTGGCCACCGAACACGCTGGTGCTGTCCCGCAACGCCATTGCTGTGCGGCGGCGCGAGCCCTGGGATAACTACGTGGAGAGGAGCGGGGCCACCCTGGAGACGCTGGCGGACCGGGCGCTCGCCTGGATCTGCCGGTCCCAGGATCGGGTGGCATCCGGCGGTGTCGGGGACTTCCAGTTCCAGGGCTGGACACCCGGATATCCCGAGGTGACCGGCTACATCATTCCCACGTTCTGGGACTACCACCGGCTGCTCGGTCGGGACGAGCTCGCGCAGCGGGCGATCCGGATGGCGGACTGGGAGCTTCGGGTGCAAAAGCCAGCGGGCGGTTTCGAGAGCCTGTACGAAGGCGAAGGACGGCCCCCCGTCGTGTTCAACACCGGTCAAGTCATCCGCGGCTTGACCAGGACCTACGAGGAGACCGGGGAGGGGCGCTACCTGGAAGCCGCGGTGAGGGCCGCGGATTGGATGGTGGCCAACCAGGATCCGGATGGGAGCTGGACCAGGGCCGGTTATCTGGGAATGAAGCGGACCTACGATGTCTACGCGGCCGCCGGGCTCGCGAAACTGTCGACTGTGACCGCGAATGACGACCACGCCCGCGCGGCGACCGCCAATTGCGAATTCGCGCTGCGACACCAGCTGGGTAACGGTTGGTTCGACCTCTGCGACAACACCCCCGGAGGCAACGCTACCCCCAGCACCCACACGCTCTGCTACACGATCGACGGGCTGATTGAAACGGGCGAGGCCCTTGGAGAGCACGGCTTCATTGTGGGCGGGCAGCGAGCCGCCCGCGCGCTCATGGACAGGGTCGAGCAGGGCGGGCGACTTCCCGGCCGGTTCGACCGCTATTGGCAGCCGGCTTCGCGGTCCGTGGTTCTGACCGGCTCTGCTCAGCTTGGCCTGATCCTGACGAGGCTCTACCGCCGCGAAGGCGAGCGGCGTCTGCTGCAGACCGCGCGCAGCCTGGTCGACTTCCTCGCCTTCTCGCAGCGGCTGAACGGCATCGGTCGGAATCGACGCGGCGGCATCGCAGGGTCGTTCCCGATCTGGGGACGGTACGTGCCGCTGAAGCATCCGTCCTGGGCGACGAAATTCTTCCTCGATCATCTCCTTGGCGTGCGTATGGCCTTCGAGAGCACGTCGCCTGCCAGCGCTGCCGCCGCAGCCGCCGATCGGGGTGACGGCGGCGTCGGTTCCTCGTGATCCTCGAGCGGCTCGGTCCAGACCAGGTCGATTGGGAGCGTCTCGACGGGTTTGCGGATCGGGTGGTCTTTCAAACGCGGGAATGGGTCGAGTTCGTGGCCAGCTGCCAGGGGGCCGAGCCGGTGATCGCGGAGCTCAAGGACGAAAGCGCGACGGTCGGCTATCTCACGGCCCTGATGGTGCGCAGATACGGAATCCCGATCCTGGGCAGCCCGATGCCGGGATGGACCACCTCGTTCATGGGCTTCAACCTCGAGGACGGGGTGTCCCGCCGGGACGCGGTGGAAGCGCTGATCGAGTTCGCATTCCACTCGCTTGGCTGCAGACATCTCGAGTTCCGTGACTATGACGTCAGCCTCGCGGATGTCGAGGGGCTTCGATTCGAGCACACACCGTGGAGGGGTTTGAAGGTGGATCTGCGGCAGCCCGAGGAGGAGATCTGGGCGGGGATGAAGAGCGAGTGTCGTACCGCGATCCGGAAGGCGGAGCGCAGCGGTGTGGTGATCGAGGAGGCGAGCGACCTCGGCTTCGCCGACGACTACTACGCCCAGCTCGAGGACGTGTTCGCCAAGCAATCGATGGTGCCGCCGTACGACGCGGGGCGAATTCGCGAGCTCATTCGCCACGTTCATCCCTCCGGGCAGCTCCTGCTGCTTCGGGCTAGGAACCCGGAGGGCGCCTGCATCGCGACCGGGATCTTTCCGGCAATGACTCGGAGCATGCATTTCCTCGCGGGAGCCAGCTGGCGAGATCAACAGAATCTCCGCCCCAACGAGGCTTTGATGTGGAGCGCGATGAGGTACTGGAGGGATCGAGGCGTGCAGGCATGCGACCTGGGCGGCTACATGAGCTACAAGCGCAAGTGGGGTGGCGACGAGGTCCGCGTTCCGTTCCTGAGGAGATCGCGCTCGAGCACCGTCTCCCTGATGCGGAACCTGGCCCAGACTGCGTATACGGCTCGTCAGAGCCTGCGGGGCCGCATGCGCTCGGGCCTGAGGTCATCTGCGGGCTGAATGCGGATCCTCATCCTCACCCAGCACTTCGCCCCAGAGGTCACCGCGGCCCGCGTGCGGCTGGAGGCGTTTGCGGAGGGTCTCGCGGAACGCGGCCACGAGGTCGAGGTGGTCTGTGAAGTGCCCAACCATCCCGAGGGCGTGGTGCGTCCTGAATTCAAGGGGAGGGTGACCGTGCGGAAGACGATGAACGGCGTCAAAGTGCACTACGTCTGGGTCCGCGCGAGTCCGCGCAAGACCGCCGTCAACAGGGTTCTCCTCTACGGGTCCTACGCGGCGATGGCGACCGTTGTGGGATCGAGCCTGCGCCGCCCGGATGTGGTCCTGGCCTCCTCGCCCCCTCTGCCCGTCGCGGCCGCGGCCGCTCTCGTGGCCGCGCGTCACCGGGTCCCATGGGTGTTCGACGTGCGGGACCTCTGGCCCGAGGCGGCGATCATCCTCGGTGAGCTGAGCGACGGTCGCGTGGCCCGGCTCGCACGGCGACTCGAGCATTGGCTCTACCGAAGCGCAGCCGCGATCGTGACCGTCACGGAGCCGTTTCGAAGCGACATTGCCCGTCACATCGAGGATCCCGGGAAGATCAGCGTGATCACGAACGGGACGACCCGGACCTGGCTCGACATCGGCGCGAGTGAGGTGGACCGAGCGCCGCTGTCCCTTCCCGAGGACCGCTTTGTGTGGGCGTATGCCGGAAACCTGGGAATTGCGCAGGGTTTGGAGGCGGCGATCGACGCAGCCGGCATTCTGGGAGACGGCTACCAGCTGTTGCTGCTCGGAGACGGCCCCGTGCGCGAGTCGCTGCACCAGCGCGCCCAGGACCTTGACTCTGGGGCGGTCGCCTTCCACGGCTTGGTCGAGCCCGCCGTGGCCGCACGCTACCTGCGGGCCGCCGACGCCCTGCTCGTGCCGCTGGACGCCCAGCCAGCGCTGCGCAAGTTCGTGCCCTCGAAGCTCTTCGACTGCTGCGCCGTGGGCCGTCCGGTGATCGTGGCCGCAGCGGGCGAGCCCCAGCGCTTGGTCGCCGAGGGGGACGCGGGGATCGCCGTGCCTCCCGCAGATGCCGAGGCGCTGGCGGGCGCCGTGCGGCGCCTGCGCGACGACCCGGCCCTGGGCGCAAGCCTGGGCGAGGCGGGCCGAGCTTTTGCATCGCAGCATCTGCGCGAGCGTCAGGTCGCTCAGCTGGAGGAGGTCCTTCGGAGCGTTCAGTCGCGCAGCGCGTTCAGGTAGCCGAACGCGCGGCTGGCGCGAAAATGCCGCCCCACGGGAGACACCTTGAGACGAAACCGGGCTCCATCGTCCGGGTGGTAGACGCCGATCCTGGGCCAGCAGAGGGGCTCCGGCGGATGCCGCGTGTACAGGCTGCAACCCGTCTCGTATCCGGCCTCGCGAGCGGCGCGAACGATCCGCTCATCGTGGTCGCCGTAGGGGTAGGCCACCGACGTGCATGGCCGGCCCAGGCCCTCTTCGCATTCCCGCCGTGAGTCGGCAAGCTCGCGCGCCACAGCATCGTCGTCGAGCTGGGTGAGCATCGGGTGCGTGCGGCTGTGGGAGCCGATCTCCCAGCCGGCCTCCGCGAGACGGCGAAGCTGATCCCAGGACATCGGCAAGAGCTCGGGCTCGTGCGGCCCTCCGAACCACTGGTCGATCCCCGGCCAGGCCATTGGCGCCTCGCTGCCCGCGAACGAGCTCGGAACGAACACCGTGCCGCGATGCCCGAGCTTTGAGAGGATCGGGAACGCGATCTCGAACACCGAGCGATAGGCGTCGTCAAACGTCACCGCCATCGTTTTCGCCCCCTCCGGCGCACGGATCGCATCGGTGAAGGTCTCGCCGCTGTACCCGCGCTGGCCGAGCAGCCGCAGCTGGCGCTCGAGTGCTCGTGGC is a genomic window containing:
- a CDS encoding polysaccharide deacetylase family protein, encoding MSHPILLCYHAVSESWPAPLSVTPRALERQLRLLGQRGYSGETFTDAIRAPEGAKTMAVTFDDAYRSVFEIAFPILSKLGHRGTVFVPSSFAGSEAPMAWPGIDQWFGGPHEPELLPMSWDQLRRLAEAGWEIGSHSRTHPMLTQLDDDAVARELADSRRECEEGLGRPCTSVAYPYGDHDERIVRAAREAGYETGCSLYTRHPPEPLCWPRIGVYHPDDGARFRLKVSPVGRHFRASRAFGYLNALRD
- a CDS encoding glycosyltransferase family 4 protein — encoded protein: MRILILTQHFAPEVTAARVRLEAFAEGLAERGHEVEVVCEVPNHPEGVVRPEFKGRVTVRKTMNGVKVHYVWVRASPRKTAVNRVLLYGSYAAMATVVGSSLRRPDVVLASSPPLPVAAAAALVAARHRVPWVFDVRDLWPEAAIILGELSDGRVARLARRLEHWLYRSAAAIVTVTEPFRSDIARHIEDPGKISVITNGTTRTWLDIGASEVDRAPLSLPEDRFVWAYAGNLGIAQGLEAAIDAAGILGDGYQLLLLGDGPVRESLHQRAQDLDSGAVAFHGLVEPAVAARYLRAADALLVPLDAQPALRKFVPSKLFDCCAVGRPVIVAAAGEPQRLVAEGDAGIAVPPADAEALAGAVRRLRDDPALGASLGEAGRAFASQHLRERQVAQLEEVLRSVQSRSAFR
- a CDS encoding prenyltransferase/squalene oxidase repeat-containing protein, which gives rise to MTLTTMWPPNTLVLSRNAIAVRRREPWDNYVERSGATLETLADRALAWICRSQDRVASGGVGDFQFQGWTPGYPEVTGYIIPTFWDYHRLLGRDELAQRAIRMADWELRVQKPAGGFESLYEGEGRPPVVFNTGQVIRGLTRTYEETGEGRYLEAAVRAADWMVANQDPDGSWTRAGYLGMKRTYDVYAAAGLAKLSTVTANDDHARAATANCEFALRHQLGNGWFDLCDNTPGGNATPSTHTLCYTIDGLIETGEALGEHGFIVGGQRAARALMDRVEQGGRLPGRFDRYWQPASRSVVLTGSAQLGLILTRLYRREGERRLLQTARSLVDFLAFSQRLNGIGRNRRGGIAGSFPIWGRYVPLKHPSWATKFFLDHLLGVRMAFESTSPASAAAAAADRGDGGVGSS
- a CDS encoding GNAT family N-acetyltransferase, with translation MILERLGPDQVDWERLDGFADRVVFQTREWVEFVASCQGAEPVIAELKDESATVGYLTALMVRRYGIPILGSPMPGWTTSFMGFNLEDGVSRRDAVEALIEFAFHSLGCRHLEFRDYDVSLADVEGLRFEHTPWRGLKVDLRQPEEEIWAGMKSECRTAIRKAERSGVVIEEASDLGFADDYYAQLEDVFAKQSMVPPYDAGRIRELIRHVHPSGQLLLLRARNPEGACIATGIFPAMTRSMHFLAGASWRDQQNLRPNEALMWSAMRYWRDRGVQACDLGGYMSYKRKWGGDEVRVPFLRRSRSSTVSLMRNLAQTAYTARQSLRGRMRSGLRSSAG